In Sphingomonas sp. LR60, the following are encoded in one genomic region:
- a CDS encoding PilZ domain-containing protein encodes MVDEHKAVGNPDERGRGDILLSARMRVHAEDAGFLVRIRNVSAGGLMAELPHPLPPDSAVEIKLDGLGWVAGRVVWQTEGRSGIAFDHPIDVAIVHEASNAIR; translated from the coding sequence TTGGTTGACGAGCATAAGGCTGTGGGCAACCCCGACGAACGCGGCCGTGGCGATATCCTGCTGTCGGCGCGGATGCGGGTCCATGCCGAAGATGCCGGGTTTCTCGTGCGCATCCGCAACGTCTCGGCGGGCGGGCTCATGGCCGAACTTCCCCATCCTTTGCCGCCAGACAGCGCCGTAGAAATCAAGCTCGACGGTCTGGGTTGGGTCGCGGGAAGAGTCGTCTGGCAGACGGAGGGCCGAAGCGGGATCGCGTTCGACCATCCGATCGACGTTGCGATCGTCCACGAGGCCAGCAACGCCATCCGCTAA
- a CDS encoding MmcQ/YjbR family DNA-binding protein produces MSAVERVRAIALLLPEVVERPTNEGADFLVDGKVFAQVVESSAPAVRVREAAGDVVVTLGDDADWTLVEDRVARSWELTAPRRLLEAGGR; encoded by the coding sequence ATGAGCGCCGTGGAACGCGTGCGCGCGATCGCGCTGCTGTTGCCCGAGGTGGTGGAGCGCCCGACGAACGAGGGTGCGGACTTCCTTGTCGACGGGAAGGTATTCGCGCAGGTCGTCGAAAGCTCGGCGCCTGCGGTGCGCGTGCGTGAGGCGGCTGGGGATGTCGTGGTCACGCTGGGAGACGATGCGGACTGGACGCTGGTCGAGGATCGGGTTGCGCGAAGCTGGGAGTTGACCGCGCCGAGGCGGTTGCTGGAGGCCGGCGGGCGGTAG
- the purN gene encoding phosphoribosylglycinamide formyltransferase, protein MSTPAPAPVAVLISGRGSNMQALAAEQGEAYKIVLVASDRPDAAGLAWAREQELETFALSPKGIGKAAYEDALDRALRDAGAEWIALAGYMRLLSDAFVARWRGRIINIHPSLLPKYKGLDTHARAIAAGDAVGGCSVHVVTEELDGGEVLSRAEVEIQAGETPESLAARVLVEEHRLYPAMLKKFVRA, encoded by the coding sequence ATGAGCACGCCCGCGCCAGCCCCGGTCGCCGTATTGATCTCCGGCCGCGGGTCGAACATGCAGGCGCTCGCCGCCGAACAGGGCGAGGCGTATAAGATCGTGCTCGTCGCCTCCGATCGCCCCGACGCGGCCGGGCTGGCATGGGCGCGCGAGCAGGAACTCGAGACGTTCGCCTTGTCTCCGAAGGGGATCGGCAAGGCCGCGTATGAAGACGCGCTCGATCGCGCGCTGCGCGATGCGGGCGCGGAATGGATCGCGCTGGCGGGCTATATGCGCTTGCTGTCGGACGCGTTCGTCGCGCGGTGGCGCGGGCGGATCATCAACATCCATCCGTCGTTACTGCCCAAGTACAAGGGGCTCGACACCCATGCGCGCGCGATCGCGGCGGGCGATGCCGTCGGCGGATGCTCGGTGCATGTCGTGACCGAGGAACTCGACGGCGGCGAGGTGCTGAGCCGTGCCGAGGTAGAGATACAGGCCGGTGAGACGCCGGAGAGTCTGGCGGCGCGGGTTTTGGTGGAGGAGCATCGATTGTATCCGGCAATGCTCAAGAAGTTCGTCCGCGCATGA
- the purM gene encoding phosphoribosylformylglycinamidine cyclo-ligase — protein sequence MSNEAYTYESAGVSIAAGNALVRAIAPLARATRRPGADADLGGFGGFFDLKAAGFTDPLLVAANDGVGTKLKLAIEWDRHAGVGIDLVAMCANDLVVQGAEPLFFLDYYATGQLDNAVAESVVASIAEGCRIAGCALIGGETAEMPGMYAAGDYDLAGFCVGAVERGDVLTGATIGAGDVILGLASSGVHSNGFSLVRRLATDKGWKLDRPALFDADRLLIDILMAPTRIYVASLLPLLRAHKIKGLAHITGGGLLENIPRVLPRDTHAHVDADAWEQPRLMAFLQAQGAIEPEEMARTFNCGIGMAVVVAADQADAVAATLREAGETVHNIGRIEAGARGCTVTGSTETWSARSDWTATHHQ from the coding sequence ATGAGCAACGAAGCCTACACCTACGAGAGCGCCGGCGTGTCGATCGCGGCCGGCAATGCGCTGGTCCGCGCGATCGCGCCGCTGGCCCGCGCCACTCGCCGCCCCGGTGCCGACGCCGACCTCGGCGGGTTCGGTGGCTTCTTCGATCTCAAGGCCGCCGGCTTCACCGATCCGCTGCTGGTGGCGGCGAACGACGGGGTCGGCACCAAGCTGAAGCTGGCGATCGAATGGGATCGCCATGCGGGGGTCGGGATCGACCTGGTGGCGATGTGCGCCAACGATCTCGTAGTCCAGGGCGCCGAACCGTTGTTCTTCCTCGATTACTACGCGACCGGGCAGCTCGATAATGCTGTCGCGGAGAGCGTCGTCGCCTCGATCGCCGAGGGCTGCCGGATCGCCGGCTGCGCGCTGATCGGCGGGGAGACCGCCGAAATGCCGGGGATGTATGCGGCCGGCGATTATGATCTCGCCGGCTTCTGCGTGGGCGCGGTCGAGCGTGGCGACGTGCTGACCGGCGCGACGATCGGCGCGGGCGACGTGATCCTTGGCCTCGCGTCGTCGGGCGTCCATTCGAACGGCTTCTCGCTGGTGCGGCGGCTGGCGACGGACAAGGGCTGGAAGCTCGACCGCCCGGCGTTGTTCGATGCCGACCGGTTGCTGATCGACATCCTGATGGCCCCGACGCGCATCTATGTCGCCAGCCTGCTGCCGCTGCTGCGTGCGCACAAGATCAAGGGGTTGGCGCATATCACGGGCGGCGGCCTGCTCGAGAACATTCCGCGCGTGCTGCCGCGCGACACCCATGCGCATGTCGATGCCGATGCGTGGGAGCAGCCGCGGCTGATGGCGTTCCTGCAAGCGCAGGGGGCGATCGAGCCCGAGGAAATGGCACGCACCTTCAACTGCGGGATCGGCATGGCCGTGGTGGTCGCGGCCGATCAGGCCGATGCGGTCGCAGCGACGCTGCGCGAGGCGGGCGAGACGGTCCATAATATCGGGCGGATCGAAGCCGGCGCGCGTGGCTGCACCGTGACGGGCAGCACCGAGACGTGGAGCGCGCGTAGCGACTGGACGGCGACTCACCACCAATGA
- a CDS encoding heavy-metal-associated domain-containing protein — MRHRLPIALVLTALAAALGTRGVFAQIEGGDRGVAAVDSSNDFEVAGVRVDVSGPNAEAARLAGWREAQRKAYVLLSQRMGAGGGSLPDGTLDSIVSSIVVEDEQIGPTRYVARLGVLFDRGRTAGLLGVSAAVARSSPFLVVPVQWSTGVGTVFEQRTLWQEAWARFRTGSSAIDYVRPTGTGPDSLFLNVGQTQRPDRAWWRTLVDQYGASDVLMPSVQLFRQWPGGPVVGVFEARYGPDHRMLQRFSLRVGSTAGIPALFDAGVKRLDDVYQRALREGYLGLDPGLNPIMPVAETPPEEVSDLLADDPTLAAPTLALTIQYDTPDVVAVNGAEAALRGLPGVSSAATTSLALGGVSSMNVTYAGTPEALRAALEARGWQVIGTGTTLRIRRAAPAPTPSPRVGAAT, encoded by the coding sequence ATGCGTCATCGCCTTCCGATCGCCCTTGTATTGACTGCGCTTGCCGCTGCGCTGGGCACGCGTGGCGTGTTCGCGCAGATCGAGGGAGGTGACCGGGGCGTCGCCGCGGTGGACAGTTCCAACGACTTCGAGGTGGCGGGCGTCCGCGTCGACGTCTCCGGCCCCAATGCCGAAGCGGCGCGACTGGCCGGCTGGCGAGAGGCGCAGCGCAAGGCCTATGTCCTGTTGTCGCAGCGCATGGGGGCGGGGGGCGGATCGCTTCCGGACGGCACGCTCGACTCGATCGTATCGAGCATCGTGGTCGAAGACGAACAGATCGGCCCGACCCGCTATGTCGCGCGGCTGGGTGTGCTGTTCGATCGTGGGCGTACCGCGGGCTTGCTGGGCGTGTCGGCTGCGGTCGCCCGCTCGTCGCCGTTCCTCGTCGTGCCGGTGCAATGGTCGACGGGCGTCGGCACCGTCTTCGAACAGCGGACCTTGTGGCAGGAGGCGTGGGCACGCTTCCGCACCGGCAGCAGCGCGATCGACTATGTGCGCCCGACCGGCACCGGGCCCGACTCGCTGTTCCTCAACGTCGGACAGACCCAGCGTCCGGATCGCGCCTGGTGGCGCACGCTGGTCGACCAATATGGTGCCAGCGACGTGCTGATGCCGAGCGTTCAGTTGTTCCGGCAATGGCCCGGCGGACCGGTGGTCGGCGTGTTCGAGGCACGCTACGGCCCCGATCATCGCATGTTGCAGCGTTTTTCGCTGCGTGTCGGTTCGACGGCGGGCATCCCCGCGCTGTTCGACGCGGGCGTTAAGCGGCTCGACGACGTGTATCAGCGGGCGTTGCGCGAGGGCTATCTCGGGCTCGATCCGGGGCTCAACCCGATCATGCCGGTCGCGGAGACGCCACCGGAGGAAGTGTCGGATCTGCTCGCCGACGATCCGACCTTGGCCGCACCGACGCTCGCGCTGACGATCCAATATGACACGCCCGACGTCGTTGCGGTCAACGGCGCCGAGGCGGCGTTGCGCGGACTGCCGGGCGTCTCCAGTGCCGCGACGACCAGCCTGGCATTGGGTGGCGTCTCATCGATGAACGTCACTTATGCCGGCACGCCGGAGGCGTTGCGCGCCGCTCTGGAGGCGCGCGGCTGGCAGGTGATCGGCACTGGCACCACGTTGCGCATCCGCCGTGCTGCACCGGCGCCGACTCCCAGCCCGCGGGTCGGAGCCGCGACATGA
- a CDS encoding HdaA/DnaA family protein, whose product MNQFALPLGWAAEEQGEFLVVESNARAVRMLEHWATWPVRTAVLAGPPKSGRSLLGRIFAARSGGSVIDDAETVDEETLFHAWNRAQEERRPLLLIATAVPPTWSIALPDLRSRLAASPAATIDAPEEALMATLFERGFARRHLDARADLIAWLTARTERSHTAVIETIDRLDRAALAGRRRLTIPLARETLDIDKTARNRSDLPS is encoded by the coding sequence ATGAACCAGTTCGCGCTGCCGCTGGGGTGGGCGGCGGAGGAGCAGGGCGAGTTTCTGGTAGTCGAGTCGAATGCCCGTGCCGTGCGGATGCTCGAACATTGGGCGACATGGCCGGTGCGCACCGCGGTGCTCGCGGGTCCGCCTAAGTCGGGCCGCTCGCTGCTCGGGCGGATTTTCGCCGCACGTTCCGGCGGGTCGGTGATCGACGATGCCGAGACGGTCGACGAGGAAACGCTCTTCCACGCCTGGAATCGCGCGCAGGAGGAGCGGCGGCCGCTGCTGCTGATCGCCACCGCCGTGCCGCCGACATGGTCGATCGCCTTGCCGGACCTCCGCTCCCGACTGGCCGCCAGCCCCGCTGCCACGATCGACGCGCCGGAGGAGGCGCTAATGGCGACGCTGTTCGAACGCGGCTTCGCGCGCCGCCATCTGGACGCGCGCGCCGATCTTATCGCGTGGCTCACCGCGCGCACCGAACGGAGTCACACCGCCGTCATCGAGACGATCGATAGGCTGGACCGGGCTGCGCTGGCGGGGCGCCGTCGGCTGACGATCCCGTTGGCGCGCGAAACACTCGACATCGACAAGACCGCAAGGAACCGGAGCGACCTTCCATCATGA
- a CDS encoding RNA degradosome polyphosphate kinase — protein sequence MTRPVSIARKDAEAALDLDDPFVERDGNRYFNREQSWLAFNRRVLEEACNPAHPLLERLRFLAISGGNLDEFFMVRVAGLKGQQLQDVEARSADGLTPGQQLAAIVEQADALMASQHAVWRDIRREMDEAGISVLASRSLERLDDEQRAWLDTYFQEQLLPVITPQALDPAHPFPFMPNKGMAVMFDLVRRSDSEPIRELVMLPAAMPRFVRLPGSERASYVAIESVLKRFSHMLFPGYDVLGAAEFRVLRDSDIEIEEEAEDLVRYFANAIKRRRRGRVIRLELETGMPDGLAQALREELGGADTIITETGSFLGMGDLSLLADEDRPDLKFVPFTPRFPERIREFGGDCFAAIRSKDIVVHHPYETFDVVLAFLKQAANDPDVVAIKQTLYRAGKQSAVISALIAAAEAGKSVTAVVELKARFDEEQNLQWASALERAGVQVVYGFIEWKTHAKVAMVVRRENGKFRTYCHFGTGNYHPITAKIYTDLSFFTADPRIGRDAARMFNYITGYVEPAGMEMVVLSPRALRERLLARIDAEIEHVRAGRAGSIWAKMNSLVDPIIIEKLYEASCAGVEIDLIVRGICCLRPKVPGMSENIRVKSVVGRFLEHSRIAAFGNGAPLPNDGAVVYISSADWMPRNFDRRVEYLLPLENETVHDQVLDQVMVANLIDNEQSWELEADGSYVRDTPGEKPFNLHRYFMVNPSLSGRGAALDGDEVPVLSLRRKR from the coding sequence ATGACACGGCCCGTGAGTATCGCGCGTAAGGATGCCGAAGCCGCGCTCGATCTGGACGACCCGTTCGTCGAGCGCGACGGCAATCGCTACTTCAACCGTGAGCAATCGTGGCTGGCCTTCAACCGTCGCGTACTGGAAGAAGCGTGCAACCCCGCGCATCCGCTGCTGGAACGCCTCCGCTTCCTCGCGATTTCCGGCGGAAACCTCGACGAATTCTTCATGGTCCGCGTCGCGGGTCTCAAGGGGCAGCAGCTTCAGGACGTCGAGGCGCGCTCGGCCGACGGTTTGACTCCCGGACAGCAACTCGCGGCGATCGTCGAGCAGGCCGATGCCCTGATGGCCAGCCAGCACGCGGTGTGGCGCGATATCCGCCGCGAGATGGACGAGGCCGGCATCTCGGTGCTGGCCAGCCGCTCGCTGGAACGGCTCGACGACGAGCAGCGCGCGTGGCTCGACACCTATTTCCAGGAGCAATTGCTCCCCGTCATCACCCCGCAGGCGCTCGATCCCGCGCATCCGTTCCCGTTCATGCCCAACAAGGGCATGGCAGTGATGTTCGATCTGGTGCGCCGTTCGGACTCCGAGCCGATCCGCGAACTGGTGATGTTGCCCGCGGCGATGCCGCGCTTCGTGCGCTTGCCCGGCAGCGAACGCGCTTCATACGTCGCGATTGAATCGGTCCTCAAGCGCTTCTCACATATGCTTTTTCCTGGCTATGACGTGCTGGGGGCGGCGGAATTCCGGGTGCTGCGCGACAGCGATATCGAGATTGAGGAAGAAGCGGAGGATCTGGTCCGCTACTTCGCCAACGCGATCAAGCGGCGCCGACGCGGACGCGTCATCCGGCTCGAGCTGGAGACGGGAATGCCCGACGGGCTCGCGCAGGCGCTCCGCGAGGAACTGGGCGGTGCCGACACGATCATCACGGAAACCGGATCGTTCCTCGGCATGGGCGACCTGTCGTTGCTGGCGGACGAAGATCGCCCCGACCTGAAGTTCGTCCCGTTCACGCCACGTTTTCCCGAACGAATTAGGGAGTTTGGCGGCGATTGCTTCGCAGCGATCCGAAGCAAGGACATCGTCGTCCATCACCCGTACGAGACGTTCGATGTCGTACTGGCCTTCCTCAAGCAGGCCGCGAACGACCCTGACGTCGTGGCGATCAAGCAGACCCTGTACCGCGCGGGCAAGCAGTCGGCCGTCATCAGCGCACTGATCGCCGCTGCGGAGGCGGGCAAGTCAGTGACCGCGGTGGTCGAACTCAAGGCGCGCTTCGACGAGGAGCAAAACCTGCAATGGGCCAGCGCGCTGGAGCGGGCAGGGGTGCAGGTCGTCTACGGCTTCATCGAGTGGAAGACCCACGCCAAGGTGGCGATGGTGGTGCGTCGCGAGAATGGTAAATTCCGCACCTACTGCCACTTCGGGACCGGAAACTATCACCCGATCACGGCGAAAATATATACTGATCTCAGTTTCTTCACCGCCGATCCTCGCATCGGACGTGATGCCGCGCGGATGTTCAATTACATCACGGGCTATGTCGAGCCGGCCGGCATGGAGATGGTCGTGCTCAGCCCGCGCGCGTTGCGTGAGCGCTTGCTGGCGCGGATCGACGCCGAGATCGAGCATGTGCGCGCCGGTCGTGCCGGATCGATCTGGGCAAAGATGAATTCGCTGGTCGATCCGATCATCATCGAAAAACTGTACGAGGCGAGCTGCGCCGGGGTGGAGATCGACCTGATAGTGCGCGGGATTTGCTGCCTGCGGCCGAAGGTGCCGGGCATGTCGGAGAACATCCGGGTGAAGTCGGTGGTCGGGCGCTTTCTCGAACACAGCCGCATCGCTGCGTTCGGCAATGGTGCGCCGCTGCCGAACGACGGCGCGGTGGTCTATATTTCCTCGGCAGACTGGATGCCGCGCAATTTCGACCGCCGGGTCGAATATCTGCTCCCGCTGGAAAACGAGACCGTCCACGATCAGGTGCTCGACCAAGTGATGGTCGCCAATCTGATCGACAATGAGCAGAGCTGGGAGCTGGAGGCGGACGGCAGCTATGTCCGCGATACGCCCGGCGAGAAGCCGTTCAACCTGCACCGCTATTTCATGGTCAATCCGTCGCTGTCCGGGCGCGGCGCGGCACTGGACGGCGACGAGGTGCCGGTGCTGTCGTTGAGGCGCAAGCGTTGA
- a CDS encoding Ppx/GppA family phosphatase, translated as MTAAEPRTAIIDIGSNSIRLVVYQGPPRLPAILFNEKVLAGLGRSLAESGSIDQQAMALAQTALRRFAALAHAMDVTTLRTVATAAVRDASNGADLIAVAEAAGLSVEILPGEKEAEAAGYGVLSGIPGADGIVGDLGGGSLELVRVRRGELLGRASFPLGVLRIPALRDKGRLDRRVNALLEESGWLGAGKGLPFYLVGGSWRALARLDMEATRYPLPVIHQYAMSEETVTRLRRTLAHVGKARLKNVPGLSSGRIPTLADAAALLSAMLKHLRSSGTIVSAYGLREGLLYERLSPAQRAADPLIVAARDEGRRSGRFPEHGDLLDRWIAPLFGDDRRADARLRIAACHLADVGWRANPDFRAERGVEIALHGNWVGIDARGRAMLAQALWTALGGATDSPAPLVALAGEPALRRAVQWGLAIRLGQRLSGGLAAPLTRAAISVEDGVLRLQPGDAALYGETVQKRHRALAAMMGMQPAMA; from the coding sequence GTGACCGCCGCCGAACCGCGTACCGCAATCATCGACATCGGTTCGAACTCGATCCGGCTGGTCGTCTATCAAGGCCCGCCACGGCTGCCCGCGATCCTGTTCAATGAAAAGGTGCTGGCAGGGCTGGGCCGCAGCCTCGCCGAAAGCGGGTCGATCGATCAGCAGGCGATGGCGCTCGCGCAGACGGCGCTGCGACGCTTCGCCGCTTTGGCTCACGCCATGGACGTCACCACGCTGCGCACCGTTGCGACCGCTGCGGTCCGCGATGCAAGCAATGGCGCCGACCTCATCGCCGTTGCCGAGGCGGCCGGGCTTTCGGTCGAGATCCTGCCCGGCGAAAAGGAAGCAGAGGCAGCGGGTTACGGAGTGCTCTCGGGCATTCCCGGCGCCGACGGCATCGTCGGTGACCTGGGCGGAGGCAGCCTCGAGCTGGTGCGGGTGCGGCGCGGCGAGTTGCTGGGACGCGCGTCCTTCCCGCTCGGCGTGCTGCGTATTCCGGCGTTGCGCGACAAGGGGCGGCTCGACCGGCGGGTCAATGCGTTGCTGGAGGAAAGCGGCTGGCTCGGCGCGGGCAAGGGGCTACCCTTCTATCTGGTCGGCGGATCGTGGCGCGCGCTGGCGCGGCTCGATATGGAAGCGACCCGCTATCCGCTGCCGGTGATCCACCAATATGCGATGTCGGAGGAGACGGTCACCCGCCTGCGCCGCACGCTCGCGCACGTCGGCAAAGCGCGCCTGAAGAACGTGCCCGGCCTGTCCTCAGGCCGTATCCCGACGCTCGCCGACGCCGCGGCGCTGCTCTCGGCGATGCTGAAGCACCTGCGCAGCAGCGGTACGATCGTCTCGGCCTATGGCCTGCGCGAGGGACTGCTCTACGAACGGCTTTCGCCGGCACAGCGCGCTGCCGATCCACTGATCGTCGCCGCGCGTGACGAGGGACGGCGCAGCGGACGGTTTCCCGAACATGGCGATTTGCTCGACCGCTGGATCGCGCCGCTGTTCGGTGACGATCGGCGGGCCGACGCGCGCTTGCGGATCGCCGCCTGTCATCTCGCCGATGTCGGCTGGCGCGCCAATCCCGATTTCCGTGCCGAACGTGGTGTCGAGATCGCGCTGCACGGCAATTGGGTAGGGATCGACGCGCGCGGACGCGCGATGCTGGCGCAGGCATTGTGGACCGCCCTCGGCGGGGCGACCGACAGTCCTGCGCCGCTGGTCGCGCTCGCGGGCGAGCCGGCGTTGCGCCGTGCGGTGCAATGGGGGCTCGCGATCCGGCTCGGCCAACGTCTCAGCGGCGGATTGGCGGCACCGCTGACGCGGGCGGCGATCAGCGTCGAGGACGGCGTCCTGCGGCTCCAGCCGGGGGACGCGGCGCTCTACGGCGAAACCGTCCAGAAGCGCCATCGCGCGCTCGCAGCGATGATGGGGATGCAGCCGGCAATGGCGTAA
- a CDS encoding AcvB/VirJ family lysyl-phosphatidylglycerol hydrolase gives MPMPPRNWLAIVAGAAAAMALLVVGGIGYLGYYGGPILRDFPATAPTPATERDMRVLFLSGDMGINAGMGPRLIAALNAAGLPVLAFNSLTAFGTRRTPDEAAAIVADAVQRAERMPGTSRVVLIGQSFGADMLQYASARLPRPLRPKVTQVVLLVPGNTLLFKASPGGILDAAPDAAALPSARRIDWTNLTCIQGREESVSLCPLLHGANVRRIALPGGHFMNYDVPLIARTLRAVMANGR, from the coding sequence ATGCCGATGCCGCCCCGCAACTGGTTGGCGATCGTGGCGGGTGCGGCCGCCGCGATGGCGCTGCTCGTCGTCGGGGGGATCGGGTATCTCGGCTATTACGGCGGCCCCATTCTCCGCGACTTCCCCGCGACGGCACCGACGCCCGCGACGGAGCGGGACATGCGCGTCCTGTTCCTCTCGGGAGACATGGGCATCAATGCCGGAATGGGCCCGCGCTTGATCGCGGCGTTGAACGCCGCCGGGTTACCCGTTCTGGCGTTCAATTCACTGACCGCCTTCGGCACCCGCCGCACCCCGGACGAGGCCGCGGCGATCGTCGCAGATGCGGTGCAGCGTGCCGAGCGGATGCCGGGAACGTCGCGGGTCGTGCTGATCGGGCAATCGTTCGGCGCGGATATGCTGCAATATGCCAGCGCGAGATTGCCTCGACCGTTGCGGCCGAAGGTGACGCAAGTGGTCTTGCTCGTCCCCGGTAACACGTTGCTCTTCAAGGCCAGTCCCGGCGGCATCCTCGACGCGGCCCCCGACGCGGCTGCCTTGCCGAGCGCCCGCCGGATCGACTGGACCAACTTGACCTGCATTCAGGGCAGGGAGGAAAGCGTCAGCCTGTGCCCGCTGTTGCACGGCGCCAACGTGCGGCGCATCGCGCTGCCGGGCGGGCATTTCATGAACTATGACGTGCCGCTGATCGCGCGGACACTGCGCGCCGTGATGGCAAACGGTCGCTGA
- a CDS encoding DUF2147 domain-containing protein yields MFASRFAAAVAVLLTVAAGPAGAQPQNAAPPPTIYGTWMNPYKSVAVRTGPCGERLCGWIVWANEEAQTDARDGGTPKLIGTALLENYRAEKPGSWSGTVFVPDMNRRFYSIIQQVGPDQMKVKGCILGGLLCKSQLWHRIADVPHA; encoded by the coding sequence ATGTTCGCTTCTCGCTTCGCCGCGGCTGTCGCCGTCTTGCTGACGGTCGCCGCCGGCCCCGCCGGGGCGCAACCGCAAAATGCCGCGCCGCCGCCGACGATCTACGGGACGTGGATGAACCCCTACAAGAGCGTCGCGGTGCGCACCGGTCCGTGTGGCGAACGGCTGTGCGGTTGGATCGTGTGGGCGAATGAAGAAGCGCAGACCGACGCGCGCGACGGCGGCACGCCGAAGCTGATCGGCACCGCGCTGCTGGAAAATTACCGCGCGGAGAAGCCGGGAAGCTGGTCGGGCACCGTGTTCGTCCCCGACATGAACCGCCGCTTCTATTCGATCATCCAGCAAGTCGGGCCGGATCAGATGAAGGTGAAGGGCTGCATCCTCGGCGGGCTGCTCTGCAAGTCGCAGCTGTGGCACCGCATTGCGGACGTTCCCCATGCTTGA